From the Methanomicrobiales archaeon genome, one window contains:
- a CDS encoding lysylphosphatidylglycerol synthase transmembrane domain-containing protein gives MSPLGKNRENLLNISEKLQASMSLPDIQKLSIQGLLLGAGLVILAYTILNSGIINNVRIILGANILLLLAAFCFSIGNILIKVYRWKYLSSKYDLDLSWYESALVSISSFFFANITPGKIGDVYKAYFMKEKYSLCYPDGASMLFYERFFELAILFVFAALMVFIEIQQSLLIVLGVSLLLLVALGLFFMKASSFADLIQRLIVKIPSFSKNELCRINIRKLSIVPVTAVFFITLISLVFEFLRLWCIALAFGFYMHPLSAATFFSLSIIAGLVSQIPLGIGITEGSLSYLITQTGCDTVTSMAIVLTDRLLSMYFALLLGIIFSRFSMKELREVKNDLDCSSPLQ, from the coding sequence ATGAGTCCTCTCGGAAAAAATCGTGAAAACCTACTAAATATATCTGAAAAGTTACAGGCATCCATGTCGCTTCCCGATATTCAGAAACTATCTATTCAGGGACTATTGCTGGGAGCAGGTCTGGTTATTCTCGCTTATACAATATTGAATTCTGGAATTATCAATAATGTCCGGATAATCTTGGGCGCCAACATCTTACTGCTGCTAGCAGCATTTTGCTTTTCTATTGGCAATATCTTGATAAAAGTCTATCGATGGAAGTATCTCAGTTCGAAATACGATCTAGATCTCTCCTGGTACGAGTCAGCTTTAGTTAGCATTTCAAGTTTCTTCTTTGCGAATATTACACCAGGAAAAATTGGAGATGTCTATAAAGCCTATTTCATGAAAGAAAAATATTCATTATGTTATCCCGATGGTGCATCAATGCTTTTTTATGAGAGGTTCTTTGAACTGGCAATTCTATTCGTATTTGCTGCTTTGATGGTCTTTATAGAAATCCAGCAGTCATTATTAATAGTGTTAGGAGTCTCTTTATTATTGCTCGTAGCGTTGGGTCTTTTTTTTATGAAGGCAAGCAGTTTTGCAGATTTAATACAGAGATTAATTGTAAAAATCCCTTCATTCTCGAAAAATGAACTATGCCGGATCAATATACGGAAGCTGTCCATTGTGCCCGTAACTGCAGTATTTTTCATCACTCTAATCTCTCTTGTGTTCGAATTTCTCCGTCTCTGGTGTATCGCTCTTGCTTTTGGATTCTATATGCATCCCTTATCTGCAGCCACTTTTTTCAGCCTCTCGATTATTGCAGGATTGGTTTCTCAAATACCCCTAGGCATTGGAATCACCGAAGGATCACTGAGCTACCTCATCACCCAAACGGGTTGTGATACGGTGACTTCGATGGCGATTGTACTTACAGACAGACTGTTATCGATGTATTTTGCTCTCCTATTAGGTATAATTTTCTCGAGATTTTCTATGAAAGAGCTGAGAGAGGTGAAAAATGATCTCGATTGTAGTTCCCCTTTACAATGA
- a CDS encoding glycosyltransferase, producing the protein MISIVVPLYNERENVLTYDSLLFPVIDSIAESARLAVEYVMVDDGSQDDTLLQLQMIESMRKDVRVIAHGTNKGMGAAVRTGINHCTGNLIVTIDSDLTFKPVEIGKLIEAYNRTGADCVSGSPYLLKNSVKDVSLFRLILSCIINSLYRMMLGSNITSVSPIFRLYKREVLCSMDIESNGFDINAEILAKLIINNKKVVEIPVALHRRERGESKINVKREIINHVRLLLKIFKVKYLGVRWS; encoded by the coding sequence ATGATCTCGATTGTAGTTCCCCTTTACAATGAGAGAGAGAACGTCCTAACCTACGACTCCTTACTGTTCCCTGTTATCGACTCGATCGCTGAAAGTGCGAGATTAGCTGTCGAATATGTTATGGTAGATGATGGGAGCCAGGATGACACTCTCCTGCAGCTGCAGATGATTGAAAGTATGCGAAAAGACGTGCGTGTCATTGCACATGGTACAAATAAAGGGATGGGTGCTGCAGTTCGAACTGGAATTAATCATTGTACTGGAAACCTCATCGTTACGATAGATTCCGATCTTACATTCAAGCCAGTGGAGATCGGTAAATTGATTGAGGCATACAATCGAACAGGAGCAGATTGTGTTTCTGGATCGCCATATTTGTTAAAAAATTCTGTAAAGGATGTATCCTTATTTAGGCTTATTTTAAGCTGTATAATTAATTCACTTTATAGAATGATGCTTGGCTCGAACATTACCAGCGTCAGCCCGATCTTTCGGCTTTATAAAAGAGAAGTGCTCTGTTCAATGGATATTGAGAGCAATGGATTTGATATTAATGCAGAGATCCTTGCGAAGTTAATTATAAATAACAAGAAAGTTGTTGAGATCCCGGTGGCACTTCATCGACGTGAAAGGGGGGAATCGAAAATTAATGTGAAGAGAGAGATTATCAATCATGTTAGGCTCTTGCTAAAAATTTTTAAGGTAAAATATTTGGGAGTCCGTTGGAGTTGA
- a CDS encoding glycosyltransferase family 39 protein, protein MKRIEKQNEEMPPPETPTSTPSWGTSIIAQVKADRYLQALFVLTLIGAFLRFYHLDYNSLWLDEAATLNFARQSPAEIWQIAAGGEFNPPLFYWIEHLMLIFGDSEFVLRFVPALFGVLTIPLTYSLGKELADKSTGLIAAILLTFSPMHIFYSQDARAYTISVFFVILAALFYIKAMELEDYRLWMLFGIAAAVSFWLHFYTILAIAAILMHALLVSAKQIQERIRYLAVSLATILLLTLPIILVAIPLFAKRTASSPTFGYQGWLVIQQTFSQFSGFNNAIAVAFMLLFILGLTFWFSSDKKKAAFILIFICVPLAMSILMSYRMPFIPRHLLYLLPLFLIGVAYFSYLFMRFLSHKTPVYLLILCLVAVNLPYLQGYYTTYQKEDWRGFSDQLAAMTGDGDIVITVPDYIHLPLDYYYSNISDNTLQFGASSAAELEQISQHKKGNNKVFYVVTADIIAQNPEGDALAWLQDKSRRIWSHTGIHMFTLR, encoded by the coding sequence GTGAAAAGGATTGAAAAACAGAATGAGGAGATGCCGCCGCCTGAGACACCAACGTCCACGCCAAGCTGGGGAACCAGTATTATTGCCCAAGTTAAAGCTGATCGGTATCTCCAGGCCCTCTTCGTGTTGACCCTGATTGGTGCGTTCCTGAGATTTTATCACCTCGATTACAACTCGCTGTGGCTGGACGAAGCGGCAACGCTGAATTTTGCACGCCAATCCCCTGCAGAAATCTGGCAGATCGCTGCTGGTGGGGAGTTCAACCCCCCACTCTTTTACTGGATAGAACACTTAATGCTCATTTTCGGGGATTCAGAGTTCGTTCTTCGGTTTGTTCCTGCTCTATTTGGAGTTCTGACAATACCGCTAACCTACAGTCTCGGAAAGGAGCTCGCAGATAAATCCACAGGATTAATTGCAGCAATATTGTTGACATTCTCTCCGATGCATATATTTTATTCCCAGGATGCACGGGCATACACCATCTCTGTATTTTTCGTGATTCTTGCGGCACTTTTTTACATAAAAGCGATGGAGCTTGAGGATTATCGGCTCTGGATGCTGTTTGGAATTGCTGCCGCTGTATCGTTCTGGTTGCATTTTTACACGATCCTTGCGATAGCTGCGATTCTTATGCATGCACTCCTGGTTAGTGCCAAACAAATCCAGGAACGCATCCGATATCTTGCAGTTTCTCTAGCAACGATTCTTCTCCTCACTCTGCCAATAATCCTTGTGGCCATTCCGTTGTTTGCAAAACGGACAGCTTCGTCACCTACATTCGGCTATCAGGGTTGGCTGGTTATCCAGCAGACGTTTAGCCAATTTTCTGGATTTAACAATGCAATTGCCGTTGCTTTCATGTTATTGTTTATTTTGGGATTGACTTTTTGGTTTTCCTCAGATAAGAAAAAGGCAGCTTTTATACTAATTTTTATTTGCGTCCCTCTCGCGATGAGCATCCTTATGTCCTACCGAATGCCTTTCATACCCCGCCATCTACTATACTTATTACCATTGTTCCTGATTGGCGTTGCATATTTTTCATACCTCTTTATGCGCTTTCTTTCTCATAAAACCCCTGTCTATCTGCTTATTCTTTGTCTGGTTGCCGTCAATCTGCCCTATTTGCAAGGATATTATACAACTTATCAAAAAGAGGACTGGAGAGGATTCTCCGATCAATTAGCCGCGATGACAGGGGATGGTGATATTGTTATTACTGTCCCTGATTATATCCATCTTCCATTGGATTACTACTATAGCAATATCAGCGATAACACTCTCCAGTTTGGAGCATCCTCTGCTGCCGAGCTGGAGCAGATATCCCAGCATAAAAAGGGTAACAATAAGGTCTTCTATGTTGTAACCGCGGATATTATTGCTCAGAATCCAGAGGGAGATGCACTGGCATGGCTGCAGGATAAGAGCAGGAGGATCTGGAGCCACACGGGGATTCATATGTTTACTTTAAGGTAA
- a CDS encoding ArgE/DapE family deacylase, producing the protein MDVARLCSDLIQIESENPPGRTAEVIEYICGYLDALGIQSTVIRNSGGRDNLIAVSPQNRLLLCGHVDVVPALRDGWKFDPYAGCLHEGFVWGRGASDMKGGCAALLHALKTVLDAGREPKANVAFVCDEESGGKYGIRQLLRKNLLPPADCLIAEPTPPLSPVIGQKGLCRLNLEFAGEPGHGSLYPRVGISAVMEAFALLERVKVIHAKEFEGPPQLAGIVDQSSRVLEGIFGVKDVMRRVTFNPGRIEGGEKANVVAQHCSLELDMRVPFGCSVRDLMEYVARHAPRATVTVMDCAEPVFTAPDAPIVAVLSAEIERVYAERAVPIVQWAASDAKFLREAGFSVVEYGPGELATLHAVDERVAVHQLEKAVEIYRGFILKYS; encoded by the coding sequence ATGGATGTGGCGCGCCTCTGCTCGGATCTGATCCAGATAGAAAGCGAGAATCCTCCGGGGAGGACCGCGGAGGTGATCGAGTACATCTGCGGCTACCTGGATGCCCTGGGAATCCAGAGCACGGTGATCCGGAACTCGGGCGGGCGCGACAATCTGATCGCGGTCTCGCCCCAGAACAGACTCCTGCTGTGCGGGCATGTGGATGTGGTTCCGGCCCTGCGGGACGGGTGGAAGTTCGACCCGTATGCCGGTTGCCTGCACGAGGGGTTCGTCTGGGGGCGGGGTGCGAGCGACATGAAGGGGGGCTGCGCTGCGCTCCTGCATGCCCTGAAGACCGTTCTGGATGCGGGGCGGGAGCCGAAGGCGAACGTCGCGTTCGTCTGTGACGAGGAGAGCGGGGGAAAGTACGGCATCCGCCAGCTGCTCCGGAAGAATCTGCTCCCTCCCGCTGACTGCCTGATCGCGGAGCCGACTCCGCCCCTGAGCCCGGTGATCGGGCAGAAAGGGCTGTGCCGCCTGAACCTGGAGTTTGCCGGGGAGCCGGGCCACGGATCGCTGTATCCGCGGGTGGGGATATCGGCGGTGATGGAGGCATTTGCGCTACTGGAGCGCGTGAAGGTAATCCATGCAAAGGAGTTCGAGGGTCCGCCCCAACTCGCTGGCATCGTCGACCAGTCGTCGCGGGTGCTGGAGGGAATCTTCGGTGTGAAGGATGTCATGCGGAGAGTCACCTTCAATCCCGGGCGGATAGAGGGCGGAGAGAAGGCGAATGTTGTCGCCCAGCACTGCAGCCTGGAGCTGGACATGCGCGTGCCGTTCGGCTGTTCGGTACGGGATCTCATGGAGTATGTCGCGCGGCATGCGCCGCGTGCCACGGTCACCGTGATGGACTGCGCGGAGCCGGTATTCACCGCGCCCGACGCTCCCATCGTCGCTGTCCTGTCGGCGGAGATCGAGCGCGTGTATGCGGAGAGGGCCGTCCCGATCGTGCAATGGGCCGCCAGCGATGCCAAGTTCCTCCGAGAAGCCGGTTTTTCGGTGGTGGAGTACGGGCCGGGGGAGCTCGCCACGCTCCATGCGGTGGACGAGCGGGTGGCCGTACATCAACTGGAGAAGGCGGTGGAGATCTACCGGGGGTTCATTCTGAAATATTCATAA
- the moaA gene encoding GTP 3',8-cyclase MoaA, with product MLRDSYNRPVTNLRVSLTQRCNLQCIYCHAEGEVSPASELAADEIGEILRVAAGLGIKSVKFTGGEPLLRQDLVEIIESVPETMESSMTTNATLLADRAHELKEGGLSRVNISLDSLNPDRYREITGRDCLSQVLEGIDAALDARLAPVKLNMVLIEGMNEDEIPDFLAFVRGNRDLILQLIELMEFNDCKLHGNIDAIESDLANRSREILTRRMHHRKKYCLDGAEVEVVRPLHNTEFCSFCNRLRVTSDGKLKPCLLRNDNLVDVRGRRGAELEELFRTATARRAPFFR from the coding sequence GTGCTCAGAGATTCCTACAACAGGCCTGTGACGAACCTGCGCGTCAGCCTCACGCAGAGGTGCAACCTCCAATGCATATACTGCCACGCAGAAGGGGAAGTCTCCCCCGCGTCCGAGCTCGCTGCCGACGAGATCGGAGAGATTTTGCGCGTAGCTGCAGGTCTGGGCATAAAAAGTGTCAAGTTCACCGGCGGCGAACCGCTCCTCCGGCAGGATCTTGTCGAGATCATCGAATCTGTTCCGGAGACGATGGAGTCGTCCATGACCACCAACGCGACGCTTCTCGCTGACCGCGCCCACGAGCTGAAGGAGGGCGGGCTCTCGCGGGTGAACATCAGCCTGGACAGCCTGAATCCAGATCGCTACCGAGAGATCACGGGCAGGGACTGCCTCTCGCAGGTGCTCGAGGGTATAGACGCTGCGCTCGACGCCCGATTGGCACCGGTAAAGCTGAACATGGTTCTCATCGAGGGGATGAACGAGGACGAGATCCCGGACTTTCTGGCGTTCGTGCGGGGCAACCGCGATCTCATCCTCCAGCTGATCGAGCTGATGGAGTTCAACGACTGCAAGCTGCACGGCAACATCGATGCCATCGAAAGCGATCTGGCGAACCGTTCGCGTGAGATTCTAACCCGGCGGATGCACCACCGCAAGAAGTACTGCCTCGACGGTGCGGAGGTGGAGGTGGTGCGGCCACTGCACAACACCGAGTTCTGCTCCTTCTGCAACCGCCTGCGCGTCACCTCGGACGGGAAACTCAAACCCTGTCTCCTGCGCAACGATAACCTGGTGGACGTACGCGGCAGGCGGGGCGCGGAGCTCGAGGAGCTCTTCCGCACGGCGACCGCGAGGAGAGCGCCGTTTTTCCGGTAG
- a CDS encoding RlmE family RNA methyltransferase, whose product MSRPWSTDRFYRKAKREGYRSRAVYKLEEIQRRFHVIRPDDSVVDLGAAPGSWLQELRTMTQGKVVGVDRNPIAPVEGVVTIAGDFTDPKVQQRVASEIGVANVVVSDAAPKLSGNESYDQARAIDLGLAALRFARSTLKRGGNFVVKSFQGALFDELHSEVKKHFLSVRIFRPAASRKGSAEVYIVAKNFRGREDAEA is encoded by the coding sequence ATGAGTCGCCCTTGGTCAACCGATAGGTTTTACAGGAAAGCGAAGCGGGAGGGCTACCGCTCCCGTGCCGTATACAAACTTGAGGAGATCCAGAGGAGATTCCACGTCATCCGCCCTGATGATAGCGTCGTAGACCTGGGCGCGGCTCCGGGGAGCTGGCTGCAGGAGCTGCGGACTATGACGCAGGGGAAGGTGGTCGGCGTGGATCGGAATCCTATCGCGCCCGTGGAGGGGGTGGTCACCATCGCCGGGGATTTCACCGATCCGAAGGTCCAGCAGCGGGTGGCATCCGAGATCGGCGTGGCGAACGTAGTCGTGAGCGACGCCGCCCCGAAGCTCTCGGGAAACGAGAGCTACGATCAGGCCCGGGCGATCGATCTGGGTCTCGCGGCTCTCCGGTTCGCGCGAAGCACGCTCAAGCGTGGGGGCAACTTCGTGGTCAAGTCTTTCCAGGGGGCGCTCTTCGACGAGCTCCACTCCGAGGTGAAGAAGCACTTCCTCTCGGTCAGGATCTTTCGCCCCGCCGCATCCCGAAAGGGGAGTGCCGAGGTCTACATCGTCGCGAAGAATTTCCGCGGCCGAGAAGACGCCGAAGCGTGA
- a CDS encoding DNA polymerase sliding clamp, with protein MFNATIDADTFREAIDAIAALVTECRLHADPNGLRMRAVDTANVAMVSMELRKDAFAQYAANAEELGMDIAKMKNILSMMGKGDMLTMQLGDTGHKLEIVFRNYKYSITLLDPNTIRKDPNPPTIELPGFAVLTGEALNSAIKAATVVSDKIALGIDPKRETFYMVAEGDIDHIRLELGRDELKMLTAVEARSLFSLDYLKDMGKVMSRAAEVEVHLGIDHPVRFAFDIAEGKGHVEYLLAPRIEAD; from the coding sequence ATGTTCAACGCCACAATTGACGCAGATACATTTCGCGAGGCGATTGATGCGATCGCAGCTCTTGTGACCGAGTGTCGCCTGCATGCCGATCCCAACGGGCTCCGGATGCGGGCCGTCGACACGGCAAACGTGGCCATGGTCTCCATGGAGCTGAGGAAAGATGCCTTTGCCCAGTACGCAGCCAACGCCGAGGAACTGGGCATGGATATCGCCAAGATGAAGAATATCCTCTCCATGATGGGCAAGGGCGATATGCTGACGATGCAGCTGGGAGATACTGGGCACAAGCTGGAGATCGTGTTTCGGAACTACAAGTACTCCATCACGCTCCTCGATCCGAACACCATCCGTAAGGATCCCAACCCGCCGACGATTGAACTTCCCGGCTTCGCCGTTCTCACGGGAGAGGCGCTCAATTCGGCCATCAAGGCGGCGACGGTCGTCTCCGACAAGATTGCCCTGGGCATCGACCCGAAGAGGGAGACCTTCTACATGGTGGCCGAAGGGGACATCGATCACATCCGGCTCGAGCTCGGCAGAGACGAGCTGAAGATGCTCACGGCGGTGGAGGCCCGCTCGCTCTTCTCCCTCGACTACCTGAAGGATATGGGAAAGGTCATGAGCCGTGCGGCGGAGGTCGAGGTGCACCTGGGAATCGACCACCCCGTTCGGTTCGCCTTCGATATCGCCGAAGGGAAAGGCCATGTGGAGTACCTCCTTGCCCCGCGCATCGAGGCTGATTGA
- a CDS encoding DNA primase large subunit PriL: MKIELDLKDLAKYPFLKESQDFMGTFSLQAFLESDIGKNALERAVERVIAALAPRQEGDESSSVSSDEMSVRREVAAYALARVLVSCSGDRFLMDRLARYEASRAAAFLELDEAVGRGRSAPGVRDYVAGSLGLDLNATDMPVTQYVELVPPLRDDRWRLVNRDVHHGRVHLESGDIEILLRERIFSLIRRQLPLRVPDTLCASLAPQLSRITAANQQQLLREFGDVDEGVFPPCMKALMHAITTGANLPHTGRFALTAFLHTIGMSTPQIVEIYCRAPDFDLQKTQYQVEHISGRSGTEYTPPSCATMRTYGICVARDDLCGHVNHPLTYYKVRKKERKETDQAAL; encoded by the coding sequence ATGAAGATCGAGCTGGATCTAAAAGACCTCGCCAAATACCCTTTCTTAAAAGAGTCCCAGGATTTCATGGGCACCTTCTCTCTCCAGGCCTTTCTGGAGAGCGATATCGGGAAGAACGCCCTGGAGCGCGCCGTGGAGCGGGTGATCGCCGCGCTCGCCCCGCGGCAGGAGGGGGATGAGAGCAGTTCCGTCTCGTCGGACGAGATGAGCGTACGCCGGGAGGTGGCCGCATACGCGCTGGCCCGCGTGCTCGTCTCCTGCAGCGGGGACCGCTTCCTCATGGATCGTCTCGCCCGCTACGAGGCATCGAGGGCAGCCGCATTCCTGGAGCTGGATGAAGCCGTCGGACGGGGACGGAGCGCTCCCGGCGTGCGGGACTACGTCGCCGGGAGCCTGGGTCTGGATCTCAATGCCACGGATATGCCGGTCACCCAGTATGTAGAGCTGGTCCCGCCCCTGCGCGACGACCGCTGGCGTCTTGTGAACCGCGATGTTCACCATGGGCGGGTGCATCTGGAGAGTGGAGACATCGAGATCCTGCTGCGCGAACGGATCTTCAGCCTCATCCGCCGCCAGCTGCCCCTCCGGGTGCCGGATACCCTCTGCGCCTCGCTCGCTCCCCAGCTCTCCCGAATCACCGCCGCGAACCAGCAGCAGCTGCTTCGGGAATTCGGAGATGTGGACGAAGGAGTCTTCCCCCCCTGCATGAAGGCGTTGATGCATGCGATAACAACCGGCGCCAACCTGCCCCATACGGGCAGATTCGCCCTGACCGCATTCCTCCACACGATCGGGATGAGCACGCCCCAGATCGTGGAGATCTACTGCAGGGCGCCGGACTTCGACCTCCAGAAGACCCAGTACCAGGTGGAGCATATATCCGGCCGAAGCGGAACCGAATATACGCCCCCTTCCTGCGCCACCATGCGGACCTACGGCATCTGCGTTGCCAGAGACGATCTCTGCGGTCACGTCAACCATCCGCTGACCTACTACAAGGTGAGGAAGAAAGAGAGGAAGGAGACCGATCAGGCGGCTTTGTGA